From a region of the Phaseolus vulgaris cultivar G19833 chromosome 6, P. vulgaris v2.0, whole genome shotgun sequence genome:
- the LOC137831513 gene encoding uncharacterized protein: protein MAAALECWSRRATSDEDDAFLASHSSQPRDSSSSSSPSSSLVHKKLLKITRNVSEALSSLRNSLNAMNDSSKHDAPRNLVWTTVVRNLSHLYPGTHLPEKLVCNIRRHYDSLPLSYSQAGFDVKDVFLHMKLMEQALEDEQAAILIQEEGDGEIQLQGSLFKLTFACNSPISWPTMSCALDGYSICCKKIQIFEKKGFTLGIVLLLVLSSGGQDKLVRTWVESALKISMKRPKTGGVKLPFGLCGCQEENTKGRGHGEIVEDGGDVCCGNGFENLSQKIQLQVPLPSSSFLVVVDEWQTIQSGGDGIEKWLLNSDSLEFAELIGPNSYKGMYMGKKVGIEKLRGCEKGSSYEFELRKDRLALMTCGHRSIMQFCGVCVDENYGLCVLTKLVEGGSVHDLMLKNKKLPIKDVVRIAVDVAEGIKFMNDHGVAYRDLNTQRILLDKHGNACLADMGIVTACKSVGEAMDYETDGYRWLAPEIIAGDPESVTETWMSNVYSFGMIIWEMVTGEAAYLAYSPVQAAVGIAACGLRPEIPKDCPQTLKSLMIKCWNNTPSKRPNFSEILAILLRTNNYSR, encoded by the exons ATGGCGGCAGCGTTGGAGTGCTGGTCGCGCCGCGCCACCAGCGACGAGGACGATGCATTCCTCGCCTCGCATTCCTCACAACCCCGagactcttcttcttcgtcttctccctcttcctctcTCGTCCACAAAAAGCTCCTCAAAATTACGCGCAACGTCTCCGAGGCTCTCTCTTCCCTCAGAAACTCCCTCAATGCTATGAATGATTCTTCCAAACACGACGCGCCTCGCAACCTTGTGTGGACCACCGTCGTGCGCAATCTCAGCCACCTCTATCCCGGGACCCATCTCCCTGAGAAGCTTGTCTGCAACATTCGCAGGCACTATGACTCCCTGCCTCTCAG TTATTCTCAGGCGGGGTTTGATGTGAAAGACGTGTTTCTTCACATGAAGCTGATGGAGCAAGCTTTGGAAGATGAGCAGGCTGCGATTTTGATTCAAGAGGAAGGTGATGGCGAGATTCAACTTCAGGGGTCTTTGTTCAAGTTGACATTTGCTTGCAACTCTCCTATTTCATGGCCCACAATGTCATGTGCATTGGATGGTTACTCCATTTGCTGCAAGAAGATTCAGATATTTGAGAAGAAAGGATTCACCCTTGGGATTGTGCTTCTTCTTGTACTGTCTAGTGGTGGGCAAGATAAGTTGGTCAGGACCTGGGTTGAAAGTGCTCTCAAGATTTCCATGAAGAGGCCTAAAACCGGTGGCGTGAAGCTTCCCTTTGGGCTTTGTGGGTGTCAAGAAGAGAACACCAAAGGGAGAGGACATGGAGAGATTGTGGAAGATGGTGGTGATGTATGTTGTGGAAATGGGTTTGAGAATTTGAGCCAAAAGATTCAGCTTCAGGTGCCATTACCTAGTTCatcttttcttgtagtggtagaTGAATGGCAAACTATTCAATCAGGTGGGGATGGTATTGAAAAATGGTTGTTGAACTCTGATAGTCTTGAGTTTGCAGAACTGATTGGGCCCAATTCGTATAAGGGGATGTATATGGGGAAAAAAGTTGGCATTGAGAAGCTTAGAGGGTGTGAGAAAGGGAGCTCTTATGAGTTTGAGCTCAGGAAAGACCGGCTGGCACTGATGACTTGTGGTCATAGAAGTATTATGCAGTTTTGTGGTGTTTGTGTAGATGAAAACTATGGATTATGTGTATTGACGAAACTTGTGGAAGGTGGATCTGTCCATGACTTAATGTTAAAGAACAAGAAGCTTCCGATCAAGGATGTTGTAAGAATTGCAGTTGATGTGGCTGAAGGGATCAAGTTTATGAATGATCACGGTGTTGCATACAGAGACCTTAATACGCAGAGGATTCTTTTGGATAAGCATGGGAATGCTTGCTTGGCTGATATGGGTATTGTCACTGCCTGCAAGAGTGTTGGAGAGGCAATGGATTATGAAACTGATGGTTATCGATGGCTAGCACCAGAG ATAATTGCTGGTGATCCAGAGAGTGtgacagagacatggatgagtAACGTTTATAGTTTTGGAATGATTATTTGGGAGATGGTAACTGGTGAGGCAGCATATTTGGCATATTCACCCGTGCAAGCAGCAGTTGGAATTGCTGCTTGTGGCCTAAGACCTGAAATCCCCAAGGACTGCCCTCAAACTCTAAAATCTCTCATGATAAAGTGCTGGAACAACACCCCTTCGAAACGTCCTAACTTCTCTGAAATTTTGGCCATTTTGCTACGGACAAACAACTACAGTAGGtaa